The nucleotide window TGTGTAAATATAGTCATCGGCTATTTAGCTCTAAGTGTGTGGCTAAAACCTAGGCCagggcagaaaagaaaagaagttcgGGAACATGGAAAGGAGCTGAATAATAATAAAGAGTCAGAGGACCCCTCCAGCTCTCCCCCATCTTTGCAGAAGCATAAAAGTGCTGACACGGAAGAGAAACCTAATAAAAATGAGCAGTCTAATGAAGACGTAAGAATTGGTCAGACTCAGGAACGTACTCCTGCTGAAGAAAAGCACCATGAATGTAAGCAGTGTGGGAAAACGTTTACTTCTCTCGGATCCTTAAAGGGCCATGAACAACATTACTGTGCAAAGAAATCCTTTGCATGTaagcagtgtgggaaagccttccctTTTCCCAGTTCCCTACAAGTCCATGAAAGGATCCACACTGGCGAGAGGCCCTTCACGTGTAAGCAGTGTGGGAAAACCTTTGCTTATTCCAGTTCTCTTCTAAGACGTGAAAAGATTCACACTGGCTCGAGTCCCCATCAGTGTCAACTGTGTGGGAAAACCTTTACTCGTTTCAATTCTCTTTTAAGGCATAAAATAATCCACACCAGTGAGAAGCCCTATGCATGTAATCAGTGTGGGAAAAGCTTTTCTCGCTCTGCTTCCCTTCAAAGACATACGAGAATCCACaccggagagaaaccctatgtatgtaagcagtgtgggaaagccttcattACTTCTACTTATCTTCAAATACACGAACGAACTCACACTGGGGAAAAACCCTATGTATGTAAGGAATGTGGGGATGCCTTCATGCTTTGGAATCAGTTTCGAAAACATAAAGTAACCCACAGTGGTGTGAATCCCCATGTTTGTAAGCAGTGTGGGAAGACGTTCACTCGTCTCAGTTCCCTACAAATCCATGTAAGAAGTCACACTGGTGAGAAGCCCTGTGTGTGTAAGCAGTGCACAAAAGCCTTCGTGTCTTTGTGTCAGTTAAGAAGGCATGAAGAAAGTCATAATGGTGTCAAACCCTATGAGTGCAAACAGTGTGGGAAGGGGTTCTTCTGCTCGACTTCTTCTCGAAGTCATGAAAAGATACTCACATGCGAGCTCACGATGTGAGAAAGTTTTGAGTTCTGAGAGTGCTTTGCGGAAACCCAAAATgattcacactggagagagacCTCGTGTGTGTAAGCAGTGTGGGAAAACCTTCACCCACTTAAGTTCTCTTCAGTACCATGCGTTGATGCACAGTGGTGAGAAACCCCATGAGTGTAAGGGGTGTGGGAAAGGCTTTAGGTCTCTTAGTCACCTTAAAAAGCATGAAAGAACTCAACACTGAGTAGAGACCATCTTCATGTAAACGATATGGGAAATCTGTTACTTAATACCTCTTATGAAGACAGTCATTCTCCGAGGTTTACATCCCCAGCTTTGAAAGCAGTGCTTACGCTTTTTAAATGGCCGGGTTGCTTTCACATGAATTCACCCTGAATAAAAGTGGGACCTTTTTGCTACCAATGTGTGAAAGCCTATCATGCTGATTTCTtaagaacagaacaaaaccaaaccaaacagcaaATTTGAAACAGCCACATGAAgggaaaactttttaaaaaataacagggAAATGATTTTTATTCTAAAAGTTTTCTTCAAGTCCATGAACAAAATCATACTAGAGaaaagccctctgaatgtgagtgatgCTGAAATCATTTTGTAGCCTCAGATTGTGGGAAAGACATGACAGAGATCCGACTGCAGAGGAACCTTGTGTACATTTTCAGTG belongs to Microtus pennsylvanicus isolate mMicPen1 chromosome 8, mMicPen1.hap1, whole genome shotgun sequence and includes:
- the LOC142855383 gene encoding LOW QUALITY PROTEIN: uncharacterized protein LOC142855383 (The sequence of the model RefSeq protein was modified relative to this genomic sequence to represent the inferred CDS: inserted 2 bases in 1 codon), producing the protein MEESVTFEDVAVHFTTEEWAMLDPSQKELYKDVLKEILRNMISIGNIRKYQKIENSGIKLRCQLVEKLHECKEDHECAEIVSFSTEGTVDHTFYPGVHMCGRNGCVNIVIGYLALSVWLKPRPGQKRKEVREHGKELNNNKESEDPSSSPPSLQKHKSADTEEKPNKNEQSNEDVRIGQTQERTPAEEKHHECKQCGKTFTSLGSLKGHEQHYCAKKSFACKQCGKAFPFPSSLQVHERIHTGERPFTCKQCGKTFAYSSSLLRREKIHTGSSPHQCQLCGKTFTRFNSLLRHKIIHTSEKPYACNQCGKSFSRSASLQRHTRIHTGEKPYVCKQCGKAFITSTYLQIHERTHTGEKPYVCKECGDAFMLWNQFRKHKVTHSGVNPHVCKQCGKTFTRLSSLQIHVRSHTGEKPCVCKQCTKAFVSLCQLRRHEESHNGVKPYECKQCGKGFFCSTSSRSHEKIXSHASSRCEKVLSSESALRKPKMIHTGERPRVCKQCGKTFTHLSSLQYHALMHSGEKPHECKGCGKGFRSLSHLKKHERTQH